From the Ignavibacteriales bacterium genome, the window TATTCAAACAACTTGATCTGGAAAGTATCAGCCAGATAGTCCAGGTGAATTCGAAAGAGCTCTTCAAACGCCTCGAAGAACAGGGAATAACTGTTGAGCTCAAAAAAGAAGCCCTGCATTTCCTTGCGGAAAAAGGCTTTGATCAGAATTACGGCGCAAGACCCCTGAGAAGGGCGATCCAGAAATACCTGGAAGATCCTATCAGTGAAGCTATACTCAAAGGTGAAATAGGCGAAGGTTCTAAGGTTATGGTTAAGCACAAAAAAGGTGAAGAGGAACTGACATTTGACAAAAAACCCGGCTCTAAGAAAGGCGCCTCGCCTGAGGTGATAGAAGAGTCCCATGATGAAACAGGGGAGGACCGGGAATAAATACTCTATGAAGAGCAAATCTCCGTACACAGCTGTAGTTACGTCAGTCGGGCACTATGTGCCCGACGACATTGTTATTCCGAATTCATACTTCGAGTCTTACCTCGATACTAATGATCAATGGATACGAGAAAGGACAGGCATAAAAGAGAGAAGATGGATGTCTAAGGACAAACCCACTTCTTATGCCGCCGTTAAGGCTATCGAGATGCTTCTCGAAAAAAGAGGTATTTCTGCTGAAGAGATAGATGTGATAGTTGTAGCTACGGTTACTCCCGATATGATGTTTCCATCCACTGCATGTATAATTCAGGAAAAGATCGGCGCAAAAAACGCGTGGGGTTTTGACCTTTCTGCCGCTTGTTCGGGATTTCTGTTTGCGCTCGATACTGCCTCGCAGTTTATTAAATCAGGTCAGCATAAGAAAGTTATCGTTGTGGGTGCGGATAAAATGTCTGCAATTACCAATATGGAAGACAGGAATACATGTATACTTTTTGGTGATGCTGCAGCGGCTCTGCTTCTTGAGCCGTCCGATGATCCCGAATACGGTATCATGGATTCGATTCTGCGTGTGGACGGTGAAAAAGGAAAAGGAAAGCTCCATATGCTTGGTGGAGGCAGTCTGAATCCTTCAAGCCATGAGACGGTGGATAATAGATGGCACTATGTTTATCAGGATGGTCGAGCAGTTTTCAAAGATGCAGTTGTAGGTATGGCTGATATATCATGGGAAATAATGAAGAAGAACGGTCTTACAGGTGATGATGTTGCTTATCTTGTCCCGCACCAGGCAAACATGCGTATAATTACTGCATGTGCCGAGAGAATGGGCGTGGGTATGGATAAAGTAATGGTCAATATTGATAAATATGGAAATACCACAGCCGCTACGATCCCGCTCTGTATTTCCGAGTATTTTTATGACGGCAAAGTGAAAAAGGGAGATAATCTCATTCTTTCGAGCTTTGGTGCCGGATATACTTGGGGTGCGATATACATTAAGTGGGCTTATTAACCCTTAAAACAAGCTGTTTTGCCTTCCGCTTCGCTAACATCCTTCGCAAAGATCAATGTTGGTCTTAAGATAATCTCAAAAAGAGACGATGGTTACCACGACCTCGAAACGATATTCTACCCGGTTGATCTCTACGACTATATTGACATTACAATAGAACCGGGTTATCTACAGGTCAATTCTATCAATATCAATTCCGATTTCGAAACACTTCCAAACGACAGCTCTAACATCTGTTATGAAGCTATAGAGCATTTTTTTAATGAGTTTCCACAGAAGGATACATATGCTTTCGACATTTTTATACACAAGAATATTCCCGTGGGAGGGGGACTTGCCGGGGGTAGTTCCAATGCAGGTGCCGTGATAAACTATCTCGCTGAGCATTTTGGAATAGATAATGAGAAAAACTGGGATAGGCTGATCAAAGTTGCCCTGAATACGGGGAGCGATGTGCCTTTCTTTCTCTATGGTAAACCGTGTTTTGCGTCCGGCAGGGGAGAGAAGATTATACCCCTCGAAAGTTTTGAAATAAACTATGATATATTACTTGTAAATCCGAATATTCACGTTTCCACAAAGGAAGCATTCGACGCTCTTGCATATAAACCGGGTGAGATTCACAAATCCGATCTCAAGAGTGTGGAAATATTTGAATTGGGTAATGAGCCGGTGCTCGAAAATGACTTTGAAAGGGTGGTTTTTCCAATGTATCCGGAAATAGCTGAAATAAAAAAACTAATGCTGGAAAATGGGGCGGTTTTTTCTTCTCTAAGTGGAAGCGGCGCTACAGTTTATGGTCTGTTCGCGCCGCAAGAGTTTAAACTCGAAATGTTAATGCAGAACTTTAATGAATCAGGTTATTTTACTTATCTGTCTGAACTTAAAAATCGACAGTCAGATTTCCAAACGGAACTGTGATCCTTCTTCCTTCCTTGCTTGAATATACACTTCTCAATTCAACCGATGTATGCATCTGAATCTCTTTATTGAACATCGTCACAGACCATGCCGCATCAGCCGCGCTTAGTAAGTGGTTGGCTATAACAATATTCGACATTAAGCTTGCATTATCGTAATAATTATTTGCGTCCTGTCTTACACCCATATAAGAATCGATCTGTCCGGGTCTATATGACAGGTAATTGTTCTTGTTTACAACGTTCACGTCACTGTAGCTCCAGCCCGCAACAAAACTTTGATACTTACCGATCACCTCGTAATACTGCTGATCACCGAATTTAGGCAGTGTGTGAGAGAAATTTATCCTTTCGCAATCATTTACCTGGTATCTAAGAGCGTCCCATTCCGACGTACCGGCAACAGGGTCGTTGCTGGGAATGTTAATATTCGATGCTCCGTCGAAGTTATTATCCTTCAGCCATTGAGCATATTTTTTCAGATTCCAGTTATCGTTTGCAATTGCCTCGTACTCATTTGTCTTGGTATCGCCGTTACTCCTGTTCATTGCGTAAAGTGACCACAGTGTAACCTCTGCCGCAAAGAATATCGCGCTCTTTATATAGCTCTTCGCATAAAATTCTCCCGAGCCGGGTACTATAGCTGACATCAATGCGCCAAGATATGGAGATTTCTCACTGCTTCCCGTTTCAACTCGGGTTACTTTTTTGAATTGCTCGTTATATTCGAGTTGTGAGTCTGAATTGATAACTTTCTCCGTCAGCTCGCTCTTTTCGTAATTAGTGAGAGGCTTATCCGATACTTCCTGAGCAAATGACGATGTGAATGTGAATGTCGTAAACAAAACAAGAGAGATATATGATATCGTTCTCATTTTAATAGTAGATTTTGTTTAAAATTAATCCTTTAGCCGGTAGATAAGTTGTCTTTATCTTCTCTCCTTTTGGAAATTTTTGTTTTATTGTTTTTACGTCTGCTTTTCCGCGTCCTGCGTCTATCAGGCATCCTACCAATGCTCTTATCATAGAGTGGAGGAACCTGTTTGCTTCGATGCGGAATATTATTTCTTTATTCCTGTTTCTTCTTTTATAGTCCAGTTTCGTGATATTACACCTAAAATCATGCTTATCCGTTTTGTTCTTACACAATGGCTTAAAACTATGTTCACCTCTGAAAAATTCCGCCAGCTCATCGATCGCCTTAAAATCCAGCTCGTAATTAAGCTTGTAAAAATAATCACCTTCGACGGACTTCTTTCCGCAGCTTACCTGGTAAATGTATTCCTTCTTTTTTGCCGAGTACCTCGCATGAAAATCATCCTTCACCTTCACGGCTTTCTTTACCGTTATTGAGTCCGGCAATACCGAATTAAGTGAATAAACCAGCTTCTTTGTGTCGAGCTTCTTACTCGTTTTGAAGTTTGCCGTCTGGTTCAAAGCGTGAACGCCCGTGTCCGTTCGTCCTGCTGCGATCAGTGTAATATCTTCACCTGTTACTTTTTTTAAAGAACGCTCTATTGTTTCCTGTACTGTCTTTTTAGTCTGCTTCTGTCTCTGCCACCCGAAAAAATCCGTCCCGTCGTACTCGATTACTAGCTTATAGTTATGCACACCGGCTAGAACTGCTTTATTAGGTTTAGCTTCAATCCGTCTATCCTGTTCTCAGGGCTCATGCTTACTTCCGAGTTTATTCTGATATTCGACAGCATACTGTTATACTTATTTGTCAGCAGTAACGCGCTTAGAGCGCTCGCAAGACGGTTTACTATCAGCGCTGATGCAAATATTATCGATGTATTCTTTACTCTTTCACCCTCTCCGCGCTGTGAGTCGTAGCGCAGGAAGTTATTCTCCGTGTCCCAGTTCCAGTAGTATTGATCCACATCGAAATACACTTTGTCATACTCACCCTGGCTCAGCTTTGCGTTGTTGTATTCGTATATGCTTTGGTAATTTCCAATATTAACGTAGTAATCGTCGTCCTTGCCGTCCTGGTTTACGCCTGCGTGATCCACCGCAAAAGTCTCCGACTGATCCTGCAAAATGTTTCCGTAGATATTTACTCCGGCAAGTCCCAGCCATGCCGCGCCGTCCGCCATCATAAAATACTGCCCCACGTCCATCCTGTCTATGTACCAGTGTCCTGCTCCGGGCAGTACCAGCGACAGCAACATCGAAATTCCTGCCGATTTTTTACTCGCTGTCAGATTACCCAGATCTATTTCTTTATCTGAAGTCGGTTCTACTGAATTTACAACCTTATCACTTAGCTCGAGCTTTTTGAAGTTATCGCCTGTGTCCTGCGCTAAAGCGTTCATTGCCAGTGATGCCAATAATACTAATGTGAATAACGACCGTATATGCATGCAGTTAATTGTTTTCTTTTTCTAAGACTGATTCTAATTTTTTCTTGAATTCTTTAGGCTCGAGGAATCCTGTTACTCTGAGGTCGCGTATCTCATTACCCTTCGAATCCATAAATATTACCACCGGTAAGCCCTTGATATCGAACTTATCTGAGATGGCATCATTCTCCTGTGTTAAATCTATTTTAATATTATTAAAGGACTTAGACAAGTCTATAATTTCTTGGTCTGTATATGTGTACTCGTCCAGTTCCTTACACTGGGCGCACCATTCTGCCCAAAAATCTATCATTACTGGCTTTCCTGTGACAGTTATGGAGCTGTCTATCTGCCCAACACTAGTCTGCCATGCAAATTCTACCTCTCCTCCTTCTGTATTTGTGGGTTTCAGATGCCATGTACCGTAAATAAGCGCCGCAATGGCAATCAGATACTTGACTTTCGTAAATCCTACCGATGATTGACCTTTTTTGCTGAATAACAGCAGGTAAACACCGCTGAGAATTATATATAATGGGAATACTATATCAAATATATCATCCGGAATTATCGGGTCCAGCGTATTCAGCGCCATTCCGAATAATACCAATCCAAAGACTACCTTCACGCCCTCCATCCATTCGCCTGAACGGGGGAGTTTACTAAGTGTACTTGAGAATGCCGCAAGGAAGATATACGGAAGTCCGAGTCCCATCGAAAGCACGAAGAATAATAGGAATCCCATTACCGGGTCGCCTAATTTCCCGACATATACAAGCAAACTAAGCACGAACGGTCCGATACACGGTGCCGCGATAAATCCTACCAGCAGTCCCATGAGGAGTGAACCTACCAGCCCTGACCTGTTTTTATTTCCGGCAAGAGCAAGCTTCTGCGGTACACGTATCTCGTAAGCCCCGAACATGCTCAAACCCAGCGTGAACAAAACCAAAGCAACCACACCTATTACAATTGGATTTTGCAGTGCCGTCCCCAGCAAGCTTCCCGTAAGTGCCGCCACTACCCCGAGCGTCGAGTACGTCACAGCCATGCCCAGCGCGTAAAATATACCCATCATTACGCTTTGGAATTTGCTTCCGCCTCCCTGTGCTCCGAAGAAACTTATCGTGATAGGTATGAGCGGATAAATACACGGTGTTAGGTTTAGCGCGAGACCGCCGGCAAATATGAATAGGAGCGCGAGAAATATTCCTTTCTCCGCTACGAAATCCGACACCTGTGTTTCCGAAGACGGAGCTTCGGTCGTTCTTTCGTTTTCCTTTAATCCGGTCTTTTCTGTTTTCTGGGTTGTTTCGGTCGGCTTTGAAAAATCTATCTTTGAAAATACTTCACTGTTCGTTTCGGGTCTTGTCTCGGCGTTGTTTACGACCAGTTCGAGTTCCGCAACTGCCGACGTCGGAGCATAACATGCTTTATCATCGCATGCCTGGTAATTAACCTTGATAGGGAGTTTATATGTACCGTCCTTTACGTCAGCCGGTAATATGACTGTCGCGCCGAAGTACTGCTCTCCTTGGTAAACTCTTACTTCATCATTACTGAATGAAAACTTATATGTACCGTCAGGCGGAAAATACACCGACGTTATCTTAAACTCATCCGAACCCGATGTTATTGTTGTTTTGATAAGCGTGGGATCGTTCACTGCGTATGAGTTTACGTGGTATCCTTCCTTTACGTTTACCTTTAACGCTATCTTTACGGTATCATTAGCCTGGTAGCTTGTTTTATTTAAGTATCCTTCTGATGTAAGATATTCGGTTTTTTGTCCGAGTGAGGGTTTTAGAAAAGTAAATAAGATAAGTAAGGCGAGTAAACTTCTTCCTCCTATTGATTTCATTCAGATAGAGATTTTTTAATTAGCGAAAATCTTATTAACTTAAATGCATATATATATAAATTCAATTTAAAAAGTAAAAATTCCCTTAAAAATACCTGTCTAAAACCTCATAGACGACAAAATTTTGAAACTAAATTATTTAAAAATTGGTTTTAAAAAAAGACAGTAATAAATTACTATATTATTTATGTTTAGCTTTCAAAAGCTTGACATCGGATTCCTAAAAAGCTATTTTTGTATAGTAACTAATTATTAAATTAACTAAAAAGCGAGGTATTATCAAAATAGATTTTACTCCTTTTAGCGGTACAATGTTAAATATAATCTTAATTTAGAAGGAGAAAGACCTTGAAACCAACATCAAAAAGCAAAACCAAGACTGAAAATCCCTTGAGCGATCTGATTGATGACGATGTGTTTAATAAGTTGAAGCAGTATAAACTCCTTGACGAAAAAGCTATTCGAGACTATAAAATCAGGCAGATGTATAAGGACATGAGAAGGGAAATGAGTGCTGGTGAGGCTATTGACAAGATACAAGAGTTATTTCCGTATCTACAATTCGACACAATTCGCAAAATCGTTTATCAAGTTTCTAAATAAATGGTTTACTACTGGTAAAAGAAAGCCGATCAAAAATGGTCGGCTTTTTTGTTATAGAATTCCTACTTTAGTTTTGTAATGGAAACTGTAAAAATTAATAATAAAGTATTTTATATAATTCCTTTTAGTCTCTTAGTTATTTTTTTAATTATATATTATCTAATTTTTACATTTACTTTACCATCAAGTATTGCATGGTTTTTTGAAGGAACAATTTTAACAATATCGTATTTAACTTCAAGGCTGTTTTTGAATTCTTATATTGTTGTTTTATCTTTTTTTGTATCAATTTCTTTTGTTTTACTCTTTAAGCCAATCAAAAACTCTGAAAAAAGAAAAATAAAATTAAGATGTATTATATTATTCATACTAGCTTTCTTAATTATTCTTCCATTTAGTAAAGGAAAAGAATTTATTGATACGATGAATTTTGGAATGAAAATAGTGACTGAGATAAATAATTATAAAAGTGACAAAGGGGAATATCCCTTAAGTCTGAATGATATTCGCCCATCATTTGAACCATTCCAAATTGGAACTATTTCTAGAAATTTTAATTATGAACTAAGATATAATAATGAATTGGTTATTGATTATAAACTTAGTTTTAAGCCTACTTGGCTTAAACACTCAGAATTTATTTATGTAAAGAGAGAGAATAAATTTATTGGTTTCGATTAAATTTTTTCTTTGTGTTCTCTGTGTCTTTGTGGCAAAAATTTCGCCGTTGCAGGTGTTATCACCTGCAACAAAATTTTTACAATTTGCTATGGGATTTTCAAAAGCTACTAATATAGTAATAGGTGTTTTGTTAACGCCGCTTGTATGTTTAACTTTATTCTTTCTGGTTTTAAATAACTCAACTGGATTGGAATGGATCTTTTCCGATTCAGCAGTAATTTCTTCATATAGATTCTCGTCATTATTCTTAAATTCCTACTTTATTGTAATTACTATTTTAATTCTGTTGAGTATTAGTATTTTATATAAACCCATTAAAGAATCTAATAAAACTCTAATACTAAAAAGG encodes:
- the truA gene encoding tRNA pseudouridine(38-40) synthase TruA; translation: MHNYKLVIEYDGTDFFGWQRQKQTKKTVQETIERSLKKVTGEDITLIAAGRTDTGVHALNQTANFKTSKKLDTKKLVYSLNSVLPDSITVKKAVKVKDDFHARYSAKKKEYIYQVSCGKKSVEGDYFYKLNYELDFKAIDELAEFFRGEHSFKPLCKNKTDKHDFRCNITKLDYKRRNRNKEIIFRIEANRFLHSMIRALVGCLIDAGRGKADVKTIKQKFPKGEKIKTTYLPAKGLILNKIYY
- a CDS encoding ketoacyl-ACP synthase III, with product MKSKSPYTAVVTSVGHYVPDDIVIPNSYFESYLDTNDQWIRERTGIKERRWMSKDKPTSYAAVKAIEMLLEKRGISAEEIDVIVVATVTPDMMFPSTACIIQEKIGAKNAWGFDLSAACSGFLFALDTASQFIKSGQHKKVIVVGADKMSAITNMEDRNTCILFGDAAAALLLEPSDDPEYGIMDSILRVDGEKGKGKLHMLGGGSLNPSSHETVDNRWHYVYQDGRAVFKDAVVGMADISWEIMKKNGLTGDDVAYLVPHQANMRIITACAERMGVGMDKVMVNIDKYGNTTAATIPLCISEYFYDGKVKKGDNLILSSFGAGYTWGAIYIKWAY
- a CDS encoding thioredoxin fold domain-containing protein, translating into MKSIGGRSLLALLILFTFLKPSLGQKTEYLTSEGYLNKTSYQANDTVKIALKVNVKEGYHVNSYAVNDPTLIKTTITSGSDEFKITSVYFPPDGTYKFSFSNDEVRVYQGEQYFGATVILPADVKDGTYKLPIKVNYQACDDKACYAPTSAVAELELVVNNAETRPETNSEVFSKIDFSKPTETTQKTEKTGLKENERTTEAPSSETQVSDFVAEKGIFLALLFIFAGGLALNLTPCIYPLIPITISFFGAQGGGSKFQSVMMGIFYALGMAVTYSTLGVVAALTGSLLGTALQNPIVIGVVALVLFTLGLSMFGAYEIRVPQKLALAGNKNRSGLVGSLLMGLLVGFIAAPCIGPFVLSLLVYVGKLGDPVMGFLLFFVLSMGLGLPYIFLAAFSSTLSKLPRSGEWMEGVKVVFGLVLFGMALNTLDPIIPDDIFDIVFPLYIILSGVYLLLFSKKGQSSVGFTKVKYLIAIAALIYGTWHLKPTNTEGGEVEFAWQTSVGQIDSSITVTGKPVMIDFWAEWCAQCKELDEYTYTDQEIIDLSKSFNNIKIDLTQENDAISDKFDIKGLPVVIFMDSKGNEIRDLRVTGFLEPKEFKKKLESVLEKENN
- the ispE gene encoding 4-(cytidine 5'-diphospho)-2-C-methyl-D-erythritol kinase translates to MPSASLTSFAKINVGLKIISKRDDGYHDLETIFYPVDLYDYIDITIEPGYLQVNSININSDFETLPNDSSNICYEAIEHFFNEFPQKDTYAFDIFIHKNIPVGGGLAGGSSNAGAVINYLAEHFGIDNEKNWDRLIKVALNTGSDVPFFLYGKPCFASGRGEKIIPLESFEINYDILLVNPNIHVSTKEAFDALAYKPGEIHKSDLKSVEIFELGNEPVLENDFERVVFPMYPEIAEIKKLMLENGAVFSSLSGSGATVYGLFAPQEFKLEMLMQNFNESGYFTYLSELKNRQSDFQTEL